Proteins encoded within one genomic window of Bradyrhizobium sp. 186:
- a CDS encoding CoA transferase, protein MPGPLSGVRVLDLTGVVSGPFATMFLADQGADVLKIEPIGGDITRRSRATIDKDGEFSALFISSNRGKRSLSIDIKSTAGREVLAKLVAQADVLVQNFRPGTMERLGLGVEELRLRYPRLIYVSISGVGDTGPYVKKRVYDPIIQGLSGFADIQSQPVTNRPQMIRTIVCDKTTAVFTAQAVAAALYAREKTGQGDHIQVAMLDAMLSYLWPEGMMQYTVVGAEATAADPNDRPDLVFKTSDGYITAGTISDSEWQGFCRASGDPELAKDPRFATPSARSVNATARINKMAEYIGQRTTAEWLERLDAADVPCAPILRRGEIIHNEQVIARQIIAEFDQPKVGRVRQPKPAARFEVNEAAIGGPAPRVGEHSRDVLRELGYDDVAIDKMVAERSVRVVV, encoded by the coding sequence ATGCCTGGCCCACTTAGCGGTGTTCGCGTCCTCGATTTGACAGGCGTGGTGTCGGGCCCGTTCGCGACCATGTTTCTGGCGGATCAGGGCGCCGACGTCCTGAAGATCGAGCCGATCGGCGGCGATATTACCCGCCGCAGCCGTGCCACCATCGACAAGGATGGCGAGTTCTCGGCGCTGTTCATCTCCTCCAATCGCGGCAAGCGTTCGCTGTCGATCGACATCAAGAGCACGGCCGGCCGCGAGGTGCTCGCGAAGCTGGTCGCGCAGGCTGATGTGCTGGTGCAGAACTTCCGCCCCGGGACCATGGAGCGCCTCGGGCTCGGCGTCGAGGAGTTGCGCCTGCGGTATCCACGCCTGATCTACGTCTCGATCAGCGGCGTCGGCGATACCGGCCCGTACGTGAAGAAGCGCGTCTACGATCCGATCATTCAGGGCCTGTCCGGCTTCGCCGATATCCAGTCGCAGCCGGTCACGAACCGTCCGCAAATGATCCGCACAATCGTATGCGACAAGACCACGGCGGTGTTCACCGCACAGGCGGTGGCGGCGGCGCTCTACGCTCGCGAGAAGACCGGGCAGGGCGATCATATTCAGGTTGCGATGCTGGATGCGATGCTCTCGTATTTGTGGCCGGAAGGCATGATGCAGTACACGGTGGTGGGAGCTGAGGCCACCGCTGCCGATCCCAACGATCGGCCCGATCTCGTGTTCAAGACCAGCGACGGCTACATCACGGCCGGTACCATTTCGGATTCCGAATGGCAGGGGTTTTGCCGCGCCTCCGGCGATCCCGAGCTTGCCAAGGATCCTCGGTTTGCGACGCCATCGGCGCGTTCAGTCAACGCCACGGCCCGCATCAACAAGATGGCGGAGTATATCGGCCAGCGCACCACTGCCGAATGGCTGGAGCGCCTGGACGCCGCTGACGTCCCTTGCGCACCGATCTTGCGGCGGGGCGAGATCATCCACAATGAGCAGGTGATCGCGCGCCAAATCATCGCGGAGTTCGATCAGCCGAAAGTCGGGCGGGTGCGGCAGCCGAAGCCGGCGGCCCGCTTTGAGGTCAATGAGGCCGCGATTGGCGGGCCTGCTCCCCGGGTCGGCGAACACTCGCGCGACGTGTTGCGCGAGCTGGGCTACGACGACGTTGCCATCGATAAGATGGTCGCCGAGCGCAGCGTACGTGTGGTGGTATAG
- a CDS encoding acyl-CoA dehydrogenase family protein codes for MELNLSGEEAAFRDEVRAFIAENHPAEMRVPNPETDLSKQQMLLWHRILHQKGWVAPLWPKEHGGPGWSITQRFIFEQETSRAGTLPSLAFSATMVGPVIYTFGNEAQKQKFLPRILSGKDWWCQGYSEPGSGSDIASVRTKAVRDGDRPRLRPASPSC; via the coding sequence ATGGAGCTCAATCTATCCGGCGAGGAGGCTGCATTTCGTGACGAAGTGCGCGCCTTCATCGCTGAGAACCATCCGGCGGAAATGCGCGTGCCCAATCCGGAAACCGACCTGTCCAAGCAGCAGATGCTGCTGTGGCACCGTATCCTCCATCAGAAGGGATGGGTTGCGCCGCTCTGGCCCAAGGAGCATGGCGGCCCGGGCTGGTCGATCACGCAGCGCTTCATCTTCGAGCAGGAGACGTCACGCGCCGGGACGCTGCCGTCCCTCGCGTTCAGCGCGACCATGGTCGGCCCGGTGATCTACACCTTCGGCAACGAAGCGCAGAAACAGAAGTTTCTGCCGCGGATTCTCTCCGGTAAGGATTGGTGGTGCCAGGGTTATTCAGAGCCGGGATCCGGCTCCGACATCGCGTCGGTCCGCACCAAAGCAGTGCGGGACGGCGATCGGCCAAGGCTCAGGCCGGCATCTCCTTCCTGCTGA
- a CDS encoding 2-hydroxychromene-2-carboxylate isomerase, with protein MSLKVEFLFDFGSPNAYLAELVLPGIERRTGVKFDYVPVLLGGIFKATGNMSPFDSLRGIKNKPEYQALETQRFIRRHNATKFSSNPFFPVNTLMLMRGAVAAQFEGMFEPYFRAAYHHMWEEPKKMDDLETFRNAFISSGVDIDRLIARAQQDDVKKGLIDRTTEAVNRGAFGSPTFFVGKEMFFGKDQLRDVEESIVEQTSQPVSKTA; from the coding sequence ATGTCCCTGAAAGTTGAATTCCTGTTCGATTTCGGCAGCCCGAACGCTTACCTGGCAGAGCTGGTCCTTCCGGGAATCGAACGGCGCACTGGCGTGAAATTCGACTATGTCCCGGTTCTGCTCGGCGGCATCTTCAAGGCGACGGGCAACATGTCGCCGTTCGACTCGCTTCGCGGCATCAAGAACAAGCCGGAATACCAGGCGCTGGAGACCCAGCGCTTCATTCGGCGCCATAACGCAACGAAGTTCAGCTCCAATCCGTTCTTTCCGGTCAACACCCTGATGCTGATGCGCGGCGCCGTTGCGGCCCAGTTCGAAGGCATGTTCGAACCCTATTTCCGCGCCGCCTATCACCACATGTGGGAAGAGCCGAAGAAGATGGATGACCTCGAAACCTTCCGGAACGCATTCATCTCCTCAGGCGTCGATATCGACCGGCTGATTGCGCGTGCGCAGCAGGATGACGTCAAGAAGGGGTTGATCGATCGGACCACCGAGGCGGTCAACCGCGGTGCATTCGGCTCGCCGACTTTCTTCGTTGGAAAGGAAATGTTCTTCGGCAAGGACCAGCTCCGTGACGTCGAGGAGTCGATCGTCGAACAGACCAGCCAGCCGGTTTCGAAAACGGCCTAA
- a CDS encoding glutathione S-transferase family protein: protein MSATPNLTLWGVGTSRTIRPHWAMHELGLVYETKPIGPRTGETKTAEYTKLNPRQKIPLLQDGDFSIGESAAIVAYLSRMYSTTERSLIPEATRGYAAWLEWCFFIVAELDSTSLYVMRRHRADGLGPIYGIAPEVVTQAGAYFRQQLHHVEVALADGRQFLMGNRFTSADILLTTCLEWAIAYGVGICDNAQPYLERIKKRDAYQRAIAANVPMAPITPLPAKV from the coding sequence ATGAGCGCGACACCAAACCTGACCTTGTGGGGCGTTGGGACAAGCCGCACCATTCGTCCGCATTGGGCCATGCACGAGCTAGGCTTGGTCTACGAGACAAAGCCCATCGGGCCGAGAACGGGCGAGACCAAGACCGCTGAATACACCAAGCTCAATCCGCGCCAGAAGATTCCGCTGCTTCAGGACGGCGACTTCAGCATCGGCGAGAGCGCCGCAATCGTTGCCTACCTGTCGCGAATGTATTCCACGACGGAACGCTCGCTGATTCCGGAGGCCACCCGCGGGTATGCCGCGTGGCTGGAGTGGTGCTTCTTTATCGTCGCGGAGCTGGATTCAACCAGCCTTTACGTGATGCGCCGCCATCGGGCCGATGGGCTCGGCCCGATCTACGGTATTGCGCCCGAGGTTGTTACCCAGGCTGGCGCGTATTTCCGCCAGCAGTTGCACCATGTCGAAGTCGCGCTCGCAGACGGCCGGCAATTCCTGATGGGCAACCGGTTTACCAGCGCTGACATCCTGCTCACGACTTGCCTTGAGTGGGCCATCGCCTATGGCGTCGGCATTTGCGACAACGCGCAGCCCTATCTCGAACGCATCAAGAAACGGGATGCCTATCAGCGAGCGATCGCAGCGAATGTCCCGATGGCACCGATCACGCCGCTGCCGGCGAAAGTCTAG
- a CDS encoding AMP-binding protein, with translation MAELSEAINLDEIAVGLPGRIHEVTTRQAADAPDRIALVEDGTSWSYRDLEQRVSEIATVLSSLGIRPGDRMIIVSENCIALAALLLATSRLDAWAIVANPRLSARELDQIRDHSGARRMFFTSSISKEAAAHASRYGAEHRRIGPLLATGVGPLNESATVEAVEADPAKQVAVLIYTSGTTGTPKGVMLSHDNLLISAKTTAYFRKMNEDDKIYLVLPISHIVGISLLIMTLMVGGAVRMVSKYDPAATAKAIAEEDVTILNGVPATYQRLLEYKSVSGVEQLARGSLRLIAVAGAPLDLNLKSRVEKEFGLPLLNGYGITECSPGISGVRFDAPRSDEAVGTLLPGVEARLRTLDGFPTARGEVGELHVRGRNVMLGYYRARELTAKVIGSEGWFNTGDLARFDGDCLYIVGRTKEMIIHSGFNVYPAEVEAVLSSHEDVVQSAVVGRAAGGNEEIVAFVQLLPGSRMTPDDLMSFIRFQLTSYKRPSEIVILDALPATSTGKILKHKLAESLRSEGSETPAAQTSEFHGQHV, from the coding sequence GTGGCGGAGCTTTCGGAGGCGATCAATCTCGACGAGATTGCTGTCGGCTTACCGGGTCGCATCCATGAAGTAACGACAAGACAGGCTGCCGATGCCCCCGACCGGATTGCGCTGGTCGAAGACGGGACATCCTGGAGCTACCGCGATCTGGAGCAACGCGTTAGCGAGATCGCCACGGTGCTTTCGTCGCTGGGGATCAGGCCAGGCGACCGGATGATCATTGTCAGCGAAAACTGTATTGCGCTCGCCGCCTTGCTGCTGGCGACGAGCCGGCTCGATGCCTGGGCGATCGTCGCAAACCCGCGATTGTCCGCACGCGAACTGGACCAGATCCGTGACCATAGCGGCGCACGACGGATGTTCTTCACGTCAAGTATTTCGAAGGAGGCCGCGGCTCACGCGTCGCGCTATGGCGCCGAGCACCGGCGAATAGGTCCACTGCTGGCGACTGGTGTTGGTCCGCTCAACGAAAGCGCAACCGTCGAGGCGGTGGAGGCCGATCCGGCAAAGCAAGTCGCGGTGCTGATCTACACCTCGGGAACGACGGGGACCCCGAAGGGCGTGATGCTCTCGCATGACAATCTGCTGATCAGCGCGAAGACCACTGCGTATTTCCGCAAAATGAATGAAGACGACAAAATCTATCTCGTATTGCCGATCTCCCATATCGTCGGCATCTCGCTCCTGATCATGACATTGATGGTCGGCGGTGCGGTGCGGATGGTCAGCAAATACGATCCTGCCGCGACCGCCAAGGCGATCGCGGAGGAGGACGTCACCATCCTCAACGGCGTGCCTGCCACCTATCAACGGCTGCTGGAGTACAAGAGCGTATCAGGTGTGGAGCAGCTCGCCCGAGGCTCGTTACGCTTGATCGCCGTCGCCGGCGCGCCCCTCGATTTGAATCTGAAGTCGCGTGTGGAAAAAGAGTTCGGCCTTCCGCTCCTTAACGGCTACGGCATCACCGAATGCTCGCCTGGAATATCAGGCGTGCGCTTCGATGCGCCACGCTCGGATGAGGCGGTTGGCACGCTGCTGCCGGGCGTAGAGGCGCGGTTGCGAACACTCGACGGATTTCCCACGGCAAGAGGTGAAGTCGGCGAGCTGCATGTTCGCGGGCGCAACGTGATGCTGGGTTACTATCGCGCCCGGGAGCTTACCGCGAAGGTGATCGGCAGCGAGGGCTGGTTCAACACCGGCGATCTAGCACGCTTCGACGGCGATTGCCTGTACATTGTCGGCCGCACCAAGGAAATGATCATCCATTCGGGCTTCAACGTCTATCCCGCGGAGGTCGAAGCGGTCCTCAGCTCACACGAAGACGTCGTGCAATCTGCGGTGGTCGGTCGTGCGGCAGGTGGCAACGAGGAGATCGTCGCCTTTGTGCAACTGCTGCCGGGGTCCCGCATGACGCCGGACGATTTGATGAGCTTCATCCGATTTCAGTTGACCTCATACAAGCGTCCGTCCGAAATCGTCATCCTCGATGCTTTGCCGGCCACCTCAACCGGCAAGATACTCAAGCACAAGCTCGCGGAGTCCTTGCGTAGCGAGGGTAGCGAAACCCCTGCGGCGCAGACGTCCGAATTTCACGGACAACATGTCTAA
- a CDS encoding DUF2934 domain-containing protein — protein MPEPSEQDIRERAHRLWERAGKPEGREEEFWHAAEQELRNEDKSNPMRTPDTL, from the coding sequence ATGCCTGAGCCGAGCGAGCAGGACATCAGAGAACGCGCGCACCGACTGTGGGAGCGAGCTGGCAAGCCGGAAGGCCGTGAGGAAGAGTTTTGGCACGCGGCCGAGCAGGAGCTGCGCAATGAGGACAAGTCGAACCCCATGCGGACGCCGGATACGCTGTGA
- a CDS encoding SDR family oxidoreductase, whose product MQKRNATVAVIGAGDYIGGEIAKKFASEGFTVFAGRRNGAKLEPLIKEIEQAGGEIHGRSLDARKEEEIISFLGDADKHAPLEVCIFNIGANVNFPILDTTERVFRKVWEMACYSGFLAGREAARLMLPRGKGNIFFTGATASLRGGTGYAAFASAKFGLRAVAQATARELGPKNIHVAHLIIDSGVDTEWVRQRRIEALGPDALDDPDLLMPPSSVAESYWLLYQQPKSAWTFELEIRPFGEKW is encoded by the coding sequence TTGCAGAAGAGAAACGCAACCGTGGCCGTGATCGGCGCCGGAGACTACATCGGCGGCGAGATCGCCAAGAAGTTCGCCTCGGAGGGCTTCACGGTTTTTGCCGGGCGTCGCAATGGCGCCAAGCTCGAGCCTTTGATCAAGGAAATCGAGCAAGCCGGAGGCGAAATTCACGGACGCTCGCTCGATGCGCGCAAGGAAGAGGAGATCATCTCCTTCCTTGGTGACGCGGACAAACATGCTCCGCTGGAGGTCTGCATCTTCAACATCGGGGCCAACGTCAACTTTCCAATTCTGGATACGACCGAACGTGTGTTCCGCAAGGTTTGGGAAATGGCGTGCTATTCCGGCTTTCTTGCTGGCCGCGAGGCAGCTCGCCTGATGCTCCCCCGCGGCAAGGGAAATATCTTCTTCACCGGTGCGACAGCGAGCCTTCGCGGTGGGACGGGATATGCGGCGTTTGCCAGCGCCAAGTTCGGCCTGCGGGCCGTCGCACAGGCGACTGCGCGCGAATTGGGTCCAAAGAACATCCACGTGGCGCATCTCATCATCGATTCCGGCGTCGATACGGAATGGGTTCGTCAGCGGCGGATCGAGGCGCTCGGTCCCGATGCGCTGGATGATCCCGATCTCTTGATGCCGCCATCGTCGGTCGCAGAATCCTATTGGCTGCTTTATCAGCAGCCTAAGAGCGCCTGGACTTTTGAACTGGAGATTCGTCCGTTCGGCGAGAAGTGGTAG
- a CDS encoding abortive infection family protein, translated as MAKINDLKGPPVTQLTRRRLIALFDRLPLAREIDDLDLIRSLWPTASLPAPHPSVEPTLEDYLHRHTIRNDVLSNRDVLEALGLLNCSRSQLFKLLAAVTSPETRSVPEQTELADKIDALLRHDGYTLALAGKISGSPFFAVRSTPTGSPSDESISSTLAAFDPTQVHARWTMAMERRTSEPAGAITLARTLLEDVCKWILDRAGETWQEKDDLPVLYRKLAKVLKLAPDDHTEPVFKQILGSCQSVVESLGALRNKLSDAHSPGPKRARPQARHAELAVNLAGAMATFLVATWEARQADASNRTTATRQPSEQKEGWNTSDG; from the coding sequence TTGGCCAAGATCAATGACCTCAAGGGGCCGCCGGTGACGCAACTAACTCGGCGGCGTCTCATCGCCTTGTTCGATAGGCTCCCGCTCGCGCGCGAGATCGATGACTTGGATCTCATCCGGAGCCTCTGGCCCACCGCATCGCTACCGGCGCCACATCCAAGTGTCGAGCCCACGCTCGAAGACTATCTCCATCGGCACACCATCCGGAACGATGTCCTTTCTAACCGAGACGTACTGGAAGCGCTCGGCTTGCTGAACTGCTCCCGTTCGCAGTTGTTCAAGCTGCTCGCAGCAGTTACTTCGCCGGAAACCCGGTCCGTGCCGGAACAGACCGAGCTAGCCGACAAGATAGACGCCCTGTTGCGCCACGACGGATATACACTCGCTCTGGCAGGGAAAATTTCAGGAAGCCCATTCTTCGCCGTCCGTTCAACTCCGACCGGTTCGCCATCCGACGAGAGCATTTCTTCGACACTGGCTGCTTTCGATCCAACTCAGGTCCACGCACGCTGGACCATGGCAATGGAGCGGCGCACGTCGGAACCGGCAGGCGCGATAACGCTGGCGCGTACGCTCCTTGAGGACGTTTGCAAATGGATTCTTGATCGCGCGGGTGAGACTTGGCAGGAAAAGGACGACTTGCCGGTACTTTACCGCAAATTGGCGAAAGTCCTGAAGCTTGCGCCGGACGATCACACCGAGCCAGTGTTCAAGCAGATTCTGGGAAGCTGTCAGTCCGTTGTCGAGTCTTTGGGTGCTCTGCGCAACAAATTGAGCGATGCGCACAGTCCGGGCCCGAAGCGAGCACGTCCCCAAGCTCGTCACGCGGAGTTGGCGGTCAATCTCGCTGGAGCGATGGCGACGTTTCTCGTCGCGACGTGGGAGGCACGGCAGGCAGACGCAAGTAACCGAACGACCGCAACGAGGCAGCCGAGCGAGCAAAAAGAAGGATGGAATACTTCGGATGGGTAG